The following nucleotide sequence is from Fretibacterium sp. OH1220_COT-178.
TGCGGGCGGCGGTGGTCGCGCGGGTGTCCGGGGACGGCCGGCTCGTCCTGCGCTGGCGCGGCCGGCGTATCGTCGACCTGCCGCGCTCCTTCATCCGGAGCAACGGGGCCGAACGGCACGCCGAGGCGTTCGTGCCGTGTCCTCGGGCCCACGAGCCGTCCGTCCCCTCCGGCTTCGTTGAGGGGCTCCGGTCGGTCGCGGAGGACCTGAACGTGTGTTCCAAGCGGGGCCTGTGCGAGCGCTTCGACGCCACGGTCGGGGCCAACACAGTCCTGATGCCCTTCGGGGGCCGTCGACAGCGGACGCCCATCCAGGCGATGGTCGCCAAGATCCCCCTGACGGAGGGCGAGACGACGACCTGCTCCGCCATGGCCTGGGGCTTCGATCCGTTCCGGTCCTCGGCCTCGCCCTTCGACGGGGCCTACCTTGCGGTGGTGGAGTCCGTCTGCCGGCTCGCCGCCGTGGGGGCCGACCTCGGCATGTGCCATCTGAGCTTTCAGGAGTATTTCGAGCGCCTGGGGCGCGACCCGAGGCGCTGGGGAAAACCGGTGGCGGCGCTGCTCGGTGCGCTGTCCGCGCAGCTCGATCTGGGCGTGGCGTCGATCGGGGGCAAGGACTCGATGAGCGGCTCCTTCGAGGACCTGGACGTGCCTCCGACCCTGGTCTCCTTCGCCGTGGCCACGGCCGACGCCAGGCGTGTCGTCTCCCCGGAGTTCAAGCGCCCGGGCTCGCGGGTGGTGCTGCTCCGTCCCCGGTATCGTGGCGCGCTGCCCGAGCCGGAGTCGATGCGCGGCCTTCTGGAGCGGGTCGGGGGGCTGATCCGATCGGGGGCGGTGCGGGCCGCCTTCACGCCCACGTTCGGGGGCGCGGCCGCCGCGGTGCTCAAGATGGCGCTCGGGAACGGCCTGGGCTTCGCGTTCGGCGACGGCGTCTCGCTCTCGGAGCTCTTCGGGGCGGACCGCGGCTCGTTCGTGCTGGAGCTCGAGGACGGTGCGGAGCTCGGCGGCGGCTTGGACCGCGTCGAGCTGGGGCGCACGCGGGAGCTCCCCGAGCTCTCGTGGCGCGGGGAGCGCGTCGGCCTGGACCTTCTGGAGTCGGTGTACGAGGAGGTCCTGGAGGGCGTCTACCCGACGCGCTGCCCCTCGAAGCCGGCCTGCGGCGGCGGGATCCCGGACTGCGGCATCGCGGCGCCCGAGCCCTCCCTACCCCTTCCGCGCGTTCCCGTCGGGACGGCTCGGCCCGGGTTCCTGGTCCCCGTCTTCCCGGGGACGAACTGCGAGTACGAGACCGCCCGGGCGGTGGAGCGCGCCGGGGGGCGGGCCGAGGTGACGCTGGTGAACACGTTGTCCCCGGAGGCGATGCGGGCCTCGACGGAGCGGTTTGCGGAGCGCCTCCGCGCATCTCAAGCCCTCCTGATTCCCGGCGGGTTCTCGAACGGCGACGAGCCGGACGGGTCCGGAAAGTTCATCGCCATCTTCCTGCGGAGCCCCGCGGTGCGGGGTGCGGTGGAGGCGCTCCTGAAGGAGCGCGTCGGTCTGATCTGCGGGATCTGCAACGGGTTCCAGGCCCTGATCAGGACGGGGCTCCTCCCGTACGGGCGCATCATGGAGCCCGAGGAGCTGGCGCGTCCGGGCGGGGAGGCGCCGACCCTGACCCTCAACGCGATCGGCCGCCACCAGTCCCGGATGGTCCGGGTCCGCGTGCTCTCCAACCGGTCCCCCTGGCTGGGACGCGTCCGGGTGGGGGACGTGTACACGGTTCCGATCTCCCACGGGGAGGGGCGGTTCGTGTGTTCTCCGGAGCCGCTGAAGCGGCTGGCGGAGTCCGGGCAGGTGGCGACGCAGTACGTGGATCCGGAGGGCCGGCCGACGATGGACATAAGGCACAACCCCAACGGGTCCGACTGGGCGGTGGAGGGGCTGCTTTCGCCCGACGGGCGCGTGTTCGGCCGAATGGGGCACGCGGAGCGCGTCGGTCCGTACCTGTACCGGAACGTCGAGGGCGTCTACGACATGGGGATGTTCGAGTCCGCCGTGGAGCACCTGAGAGGAGAATAGAGGATGCGGAAGGGGACACAGCTGTACGAGGGCAAGGCCAAGAAGGTCTACAGGACGGACGACGAGCGATTCTTCGTCATCGAGTACAAGGACGACGCCACGGCGTTCAACGGGGAGAAGAAGGGCACCGTCGCCGGAAAGGGCGTGGTGAACAACCGGATGAGCAACATCCTGTTCCGCATGCTCGAGTCGCACGGGGTGGAGACGCATTTCGTCGAGGAATTGAACGATCGGGAGACCGTCGTGAAGGCGGTCCGGATCGTCCCGCTGGAGGTCATCGTGCGCAACGTCGCGGCGGGCTCCTTCTCGAGGCGGTTCGGCGTGGAGGAGGGGATGGAGCTGAGGCGCCCCACCCTGGAGTTCTGCCTGAAGGACGACGCGCTGGGCGACCCGATGATCAACGACTCTCAGATCCTGGCGCTGGGGCTGGCGGACGAGGAGGAGCTGAGGACGATGAGCGCCGTGGCGTTGCGGGTCAACGATCTTCTGAAGGACTACTTCTCCGGGATCGGCGTCCGGCTGATCGATTTCAAGATCGAGCTGGGCCGGTACGAGGGGCGGATCGTCCTGGCCGACGAGATCTCGCCGGACACCTGCCGGTTCTGGGACGCCGAGACGAACCGGAAGCTGGACAAGGACCGCTTCCGCCGGGACCTGGGCGAGGTGGAGGAGGTCTACCGGGAGATGCTCGAGAGGGTGAGCCGGTAGCGGGATGGACCGTCTCTGGGAGGACACGCTGCACGAGGAGTGCGGCGTCGTCGGGGTGTATCGGCGGGAGAAGGACGCGTCGGGAGCGGTCTATTACGGACTTTATGCGCTTCAGCACCGGGGACAGGAGAGCGCGGGGATCGCCGTGAACCGGGGCGGGCACATCGAGCCGTACAAGGGGCTCGGTCTGGTGGGCGAGGTCTTTCGCGGGGCCGCGCTCTCGGGGCTCGAGGGAAACATCGCCATCGGCCACGTGCGGTACTCCACCGCGGGCGGTTCGGACGCCCGCAACGCCCAGCCGCTCGTGGCGCGCAGCCGGATGGGGGACATCGCGCTGGCGCACAACGGCAACCTGGTCAACGCGGACAGCATCCAGGAGACCCTGTCGGACGCCGGGGTCCTGTTTCAGACCACCACCGACTCCGAGTCCATCCTGAACCTCATCTGCCAGCATGGGAACACCCGGGGCATCGAGGCGGGCATCCGCAACGCGATGAGCCTGATGAAGGGGGCGTACGTCCTGGTCCTCACGACCGGGGACAAGCTGATCGGGGTTCGGGACCCGCACGGGCTGCACCCGCTGTGCGTCGGCCGGCTCGAGGACGGCTGGGTGCTGGCGTCGGAGAGCTGCGCGCTCGATGCGGTGGGGGCCGAGTTCGTCCGGGACGTGGAGCCGGGCGAAATCGTGATCGTGGACTCCGGAGGATTCCGCGCGCTCGAGCCGGTGCAGTGGTGCCGCAAGAGCCTGTGCGTGTTCGAGCTCATCTACTTCGCGCGTCCGGACAGCGTGGTGGACGGGGTGAGCGTCTACGATTTCCGGCGCCGCGCCGGCGCCCTGCTCGCGGCGCGGAATCCGATCGGGGCGGACATGGTGATGGCCGTGCCCGACTCCGGGGTCCCCGCGGCGATCGGCTACGCCGAGGCGTCGGGGATCCCCTACGGCGAGGGGCTGATCAAGAACAAGTACATCGGCCGGACCTTCATCCAGCCCACGGACGCGATGCGGGAGGACGCCGTGCGCATCAAGCTCTCGCCGATCCGGTACAATATAGAGGGGAAGCGCCTGATCGTGATCGACGACTCCATCGTCCGGGGCACGACCTGCCGCCGCATCGTGGGTCAGCTCCGGGGTGCCGGCGCGCGCGAGGTGCACGTCTGCATCACCTCGCCGCCGGTCCGCTACTCCTGCTATTTCGGGATCGACACGCCCTGCCGGGAGAACCTGATCGCGGCGCGGAAGTCCGAGGGGGAGATCCGGGAGTTTCTGGGCGCGGACTCGCTGACGTACCTGGACGAGGAGGCCCTTTCGACGGTCTGCGGGAGAAAGCGCCTCTTCTGCCGGGCTTGTTTCGATGGGGACTATCCCATGGAGGTCCCCGTCGGTGCGCGGCCCTCGTGTTTTTGCAAGGAGGGTGGGGAGGGCTCGGACCCGGCCGCCTGAGGAGCGTGCCGTTCCGGCCCGAAGGCCGCCCCGGAGACCGCCCTTTTTCCGCTGGGGCGAAGCATCCGGGGCGAGGTGTTTTGCGCACCCGCGCGAGGCGGTGCGCGTCCGTAAGGAGAATCGCAGAAAATGGCCTATTATTACGAGGAACCTTCGCACACGTTTTCAGAGTACCTGCTGGTCCCTTCCTATTCCTCGGCGGAGTGCATCCCCGCGAACGTCTCCCTGCGGACGCCGCTGTGCCGCTTCCGGCGGGGGGAGCGTCCTCCTCTGGAGATGAACATCCCGCTGACCTCCGCGATCATGCAGTCGGTCTCCGACGACCGGCTGGCGATCGCCCTGGCGAAGGAGGGCGGGGTGTCGTTCATCTACGGCTCTCAGACCGTCGAGCGCCAGGCCGAGATGGTGAGGCGGGTCAAGCGCTACAAGGCGGGGTTCGTCGCCAACGACTCGTCCATCGGCCCGGACCAGACGCTTGCCGACATCCTGCGGCTTCGGGAGAGGACGGGGCACACCACCGTCGCGGTCACGCACGACGGGTCGCTGACGGGCCGGCTTCTGGGCATCGTCACGAGCCGCGACTACCGCGAGAGCAGGATGATGCCGGAGACGCCCGTTCGGGACTTCATGACGCCCATCGAGAAGCTGGTCTACGCCCGCGACGGGGTGACGCTCAGCGAGGCCAACGACCTGCTCTGGGAGCACAAGCTGAACGCCCTGCCGGTGGTGGACGATCGGGGCAACATGGTGGCGTTCGTGTTCCGCAAGGACTACGCGATGCACAAGGAGAACCCGCTGGAGCTGCTGGACGCGCACAAGCGCTACGTGGTCGGTGCGGGGATCAACACCCGCGACTACGCCGAGCGCGTTCCCGCGCTGGTGGATGCCGGAGCGGACGTGCTGTGCATCGACTCGTCCGAGGGGTTCACGGAGTGGCAGCGCCGCACGCTCTCCTGGGTCCGCGAGCGGTACGGGGACGCGGTGCGGGTCGGGGGCGGGAACGTCGTGGACGCGGACGGGTTCCGCTTCCTGGCGGACGCGGGGGCGGACTTCGTGAAGGTGGGGATCGGCGGCGGGTCCATCTGCATCACGCGCGAGGCCAAGGGAATAGGGCGCGGGCAGGCCACGTCCGTGATCGAGGTGGCCCGTGCGCGCGACGCCTACTTCGAGGAGACGGGGATTTACGTGCCGGTCTGCTCCGACGGCGGCATCGTGATGGACTACCACATCACGCTGGCCCTGGCGATGGGCGCCGACTTCTGCATGCTGGGCCGGTACTTCGCGCGGTTCGACGAGAGCCCCACCAACAAGGTGATGGTGAACGGGAACTTCGTCAAGGAGTACTGGGGCGAGGGGTCGTCGCGCGCACGGAACTGGCAGCGCTACGACACGGGCGACGCCGCGGAGCAGAAGCTGTCGTTCGAGGAGGGCGTGGACTCCTACGTGCCCTACGCGGGCAGCCTGAGGGACAACGTGGCCGAGACGCTGAGCAAGGTGCGCTCCACGTTCTGCAACTGCGGCGCGCTGACCATCCCCGAGATGCGGGACAAGGCCCGGCTGACCCTGGTCTCGTCCGTCACGATCGCGGAGGGCGGAGCCCACGACGTGATGATGAAGGAGACCATGAAGCGGACCGGGAAGTAGGACGGGGCACGGGAGGCGGCCTGGAAGGGCCGCCTCGGTTTTTCGACTCGTAAGACGTGAGGAGATTTATGGCCGGCATCACATGAGGCATTTTGAGTTGCCTTGCTGACCGAGGAGCATAACGTAGCCAAGCGGTGCCAAGAGAGGTCCCCTTGGCGATGGGAAAAATTGCTCCCCGATCGTCCCGTTACCCCTTTGGCGCGTTGGGATGTTTCATCCTATCCCAATGCCCCCGACCGCCGCTTCTCCAGAAATCGATGGCTCTCGCCTCGAATTGTCACAAGCGTACTGTGGTGCAGCGGACTGGAATACGCATACCACGAACGGGGACGTCCGCAGTCGGTGCCATTTCAGCGGTTGTGGGGGCCTTCTTCGATTTTTCAGGAAAGAGGAGCTGAATCGAAGGTGTTTTCGCAACCAGGGGGAACTCAAGCGTTCCGAATTTGTGTACATCGATGGCTTTTACAACCCCAAGTGGCCTCATTCCGCCAATGGCGATCTGTTGCCGGACAAAAAGGAGGTCATGTTAAAAACACACCACCCTCATATCTTGATTGGCTCGTTTTTCGTGTCCTTTTTCTTGACTATGGTTCAATAGAACGGGTGGCTGGTCGTCGCGTCAACATCGCCGCTGTCCATCT
It contains:
- the purC gene encoding phosphoribosylaminoimidazolesuccinocarboxamide synthase, producing MRKGTQLYEGKAKKVYRTDDERFFVIEYKDDATAFNGEKKGTVAGKGVVNNRMSNILFRMLESHGVETHFVEELNDRETVVKAVRIVPLEVIVRNVAAGSFSRRFGVEEGMELRRPTLEFCLKDDALGDPMINDSQILALGLADEEELRTMSAVALRVNDLLKDYFSGIGVRLIDFKIELGRYEGRIVLADEISPDTCRFWDAETNRKLDKDRFRRDLGEVEEVYREMLERVSR
- a CDS encoding phosphoribosylformylglycinamidine synthase; the protein is MVHRLYVERKAPFQQEAESLCAELRDVVGVRSLERVRILNRYDVEGADDETLRACRRAVFAEPQTDYLPNGVPEGVRVLAVEFLPGQYDQRADAAEQCFELLSGGTRPTVRTARLYLLYGALDDRDFMAVKKHLVNPVECREAQLEEYATLAAEHPVPADVPVLENFRGCGDAELGALVAEYGLSMTADDLRCCREHFRSEGRDPTLAEIRVLDTYWSDHCRHSTFLTELDSVVIEDDRIRAAWERYLGVRRDLGREGPVTLMDMATIGARWLGARGSLPHLFESEEVNACTVRIPVDVDGTVRPWLLLFKNETHNHPTEIEPFGGAATCIGGAIRDPLSGRGYVYQAMRVTGASDPRRPIGETLPGKLPQRTIATGAAAGYSAYGNQIGVPAGLVDEIYHDGYAAKRMEIGAVIAAVPEENVRHERPEPGDRVLLIGGRTGRDGCGGATGSSRAHTAQSLELCGAEVQRGNAPEERRLQRLFRNPEFSRLVRRCNDFGAGGVSVAVGELSDGLDVDLDAVPLKYAGLDGIEIAISESQERMAVVVAEPDVERAVALAAGEGVRAAVVARVSGDGRLVLRWRGRRIVDLPRSFIRSNGAERHAEAFVPCPRAHEPSVPSGFVEGLRSVAEDLNVCSKRGLCERFDATVGANTVLMPFGGRRQRTPIQAMVAKIPLTEGETTTCSAMAWGFDPFRSSASPFDGAYLAVVESVCRLAAVGADLGMCHLSFQEYFERLGRDPRRWGKPVAALLGALSAQLDLGVASIGGKDSMSGSFEDLDVPPTLVSFAVATADARRVVSPEFKRPGSRVVLLRPRYRGALPEPESMRGLLERVGGLIRSGAVRAAFTPTFGGAAAAVLKMALGNGLGFAFGDGVSLSELFGADRGSFVLELEDGAELGGGLDRVELGRTRELPELSWRGERVGLDLLESVYEEVLEGVYPTRCPSKPACGGGIPDCGIAAPEPSLPLPRVPVGTARPGFLVPVFPGTNCEYETARAVERAGGRAEVTLVNTLSPEAMRASTERFAERLRASQALLIPGGFSNGDEPDGSGKFIAIFLRSPAVRGAVEALLKERVGLICGICNGFQALIRTGLLPYGRIMEPEELARPGGEAPTLTLNAIGRHQSRMVRVRVLSNRSPWLGRVRVGDVYTVPISHGEGRFVCSPEPLKRLAESGQVATQYVDPEGRPTMDIRHNPNGSDWAVEGLLSPDGRVFGRMGHAERVGPYLYRNVEGVYDMGMFESAVEHLRGE
- a CDS encoding IMP dehydrogenase, encoding MAYYYEEPSHTFSEYLLVPSYSSAECIPANVSLRTPLCRFRRGERPPLEMNIPLTSAIMQSVSDDRLAIALAKEGGVSFIYGSQTVERQAEMVRRVKRYKAGFVANDSSIGPDQTLADILRLRERTGHTTVAVTHDGSLTGRLLGIVTSRDYRESRMMPETPVRDFMTPIEKLVYARDGVTLSEANDLLWEHKLNALPVVDDRGNMVAFVFRKDYAMHKENPLELLDAHKRYVVGAGINTRDYAERVPALVDAGADVLCIDSSEGFTEWQRRTLSWVRERYGDAVRVGGGNVVDADGFRFLADAGADFVKVGIGGGSICITREAKGIGRGQATSVIEVARARDAYFEETGIYVPVCSDGGIVMDYHITLALAMGADFCMLGRYFARFDESPTNKVMVNGNFVKEYWGEGSSRARNWQRYDTGDAAEQKLSFEEGVDSYVPYAGSLRDNVAETLSKVRSTFCNCGALTIPEMRDKARLTLVSSVTIAEGGAHDVMMKETMKRTGK
- the purF gene encoding amidophosphoribosyltransferase is translated as MDRLWEDTLHEECGVVGVYRREKDASGAVYYGLYALQHRGQESAGIAVNRGGHIEPYKGLGLVGEVFRGAALSGLEGNIAIGHVRYSTAGGSDARNAQPLVARSRMGDIALAHNGNLVNADSIQETLSDAGVLFQTTTDSESILNLICQHGNTRGIEAGIRNAMSLMKGAYVLVLTTGDKLIGVRDPHGLHPLCVGRLEDGWVLASESCALDAVGAEFVRDVEPGEIVIVDSGGFRALEPVQWCRKSLCVFELIYFARPDSVVDGVSVYDFRRRAGALLAARNPIGADMVMAVPDSGVPAAIGYAEASGIPYGEGLIKNKYIGRTFIQPTDAMREDAVRIKLSPIRYNIEGKRLIVIDDSIVRGTTCRRIVGQLRGAGAREVHVCITSPPVRYSCYFGIDTPCRENLIAARKSEGEIREFLGADSLTYLDEEALSTVCGRKRLFCRACFDGDYPMEVPVGARPSCFCKEGGEGSDPAA